Proteins from one Oryza sativa Japonica Group chromosome 12, ASM3414082v1 genomic window:
- the LOC4352499 gene encoding uncharacterized protein, with the protein MAEPGEDAAAAAAAASTKYVLITGGVVSGLGKGVTASSVGVVLKACGLRVTCIKIDPYLNTDAGTMSPFEHGEVFVLDDGGEVDLDLGNYERFLDVTLTRDNNITTGKIYQSVIEKERKGDYLGKTVQVVPHVTDEIKQWIQSVSSVPVDGQTRPADVCVIELGGTVGDIESMPFIEALRQLSFSLGKDNFCLIHVSLVPVLGVVGEQKTKPTQHSVRELRALGLTPDLLACRSAQPLIGSVKEKLSQFCHVPVENILNIHDVPNLWHVPLILRNQKVHEAIIKQLNLGRSAGPPELRDWTQMAESYDDLKNSVKIALVGKYTNLTDSYLSVVKALLHASVACSLKPSIQWIAASDLEDATATSAPDAHAKAWETLKGSSCILIPGGFGDRGISGMILAAKYARENKVPYLGICLGMQISVIEMSRNVLGLKDADSEEFNSETPFRVVMYMPEVSKTHMGNTMRLGCRRTFFRRTDCLTSKLYGSPEHVDERHRHRYEVNPSFVAMLENAGLHFVGCDESGKRMEVVELQDHPFYIGVQFHPEFKSRPRRPSPPFTGLILAAAEYMGTPANNSNGHVGTSE; encoded by the exons ATGGCGGAGCCCGGGGAGgatgcggcagcggcagcggcggcggcgtcgaccaaGTACGTGCtcatcaccggcggcgtcgTCAGCGGGCTCGGGAAGGGGGTCACGGCCAGCAGCGTCGGCGTCGTCCTCAAGGCCTGCGGCCTCCGCGTCACCTGCATCAAGATCG ATCCATATTTAAACACAGATGCTGGTACAATGTCTCCTTTTGAGCATGGTGAGGTCTTTGTGCTTGACGATGGTGGAGAG GTTGACTTGGATTTAGGGAATTATGAGCGTTTCTTGGATGTTACTCTGACAAGGGATAACAACATTACAACTGGAAAGATATATCAG TCTGTCATtgagaaggagaggaagggtGACTATCTTGGAAAGACGGTCCAG GTTGTTCCTCATGTAACTGATGAAATTAAACAGTGGATACAGTCAGTATCTTCTGTTCCTGTGGATGGGCAGACTCGTCCAGCTGATGTTTGTGTCATTGAATTGGGAGGCACTGTAG GTGATATTGAATCAATGCCATTCATTGAAGCTCTGCGCCAGTTGTCATTTTCTCTTG GTAAGGACAATTTCTGCCTCATACATGTGAGCCTTGTTCCGGTATTGGGTGTAGTTGGTGAGCAG AAAACTAAGCCAACACAACACAGTGTACGAGAACTAAGGGCCTTGGGTCTGACTCCTGATCTTCTAGCATGCCGATCCGCACAG CCACTAATAGGATCTGTCAAGGAGAAACTTTCACAATTTTGTCATGTACCG GTTGAGAATATACTTAACATCCATGATGTTCCAAACTTGTGGCATGTTCCACTTATTCTTAGA AACCAAAAGGTTCACGAGGCTATAATCAAACAACTTAACCTTGGAAG GTCTGCTGGACCCCCTGAGTTACGAGATTGGACACAGATGGCTGAGTCATATGATGACCTCAAAAACTCT GTTAAAATCGCTTTGGTTGGGAAATATACTAATCTGACCGATTCCTACTTATCAGTGGTGAAG GCTCTTCTACATGCGAGTGTTGCATGTTCATTGAAACCTTCTATCCAGTGGATTGCAGCTTCAGATCTTGAAGATGCAACTGCAACAAGT GCACCAGATGCCCATGCTAAAGCTTGGGAAACTCTTAAG GGTTCCTCTTGCATTTTGATACCAGGAGGATTCGGGGATCGTGGAATATCTGGGATGATATTGGCTGCAAAATATGCTCGTGAGAATAAAGTTCCATACCTTGGCATTTGCTTGGGAATGCAGATATCAGTGATTGAGATGTCCAGAAAT GTTCTTGGCCTAAAGGATGCAGACAGTGAAGAGTTCAACTCAGAAACACCATTTCGTGTGGTTATGTACATGCCTGAG GTTTCAAAAACGCACATGGGAAATACAATGAGGTTGGGTTGCCGAAGAACGTTCTTTCGCAGGACAGATTGTCTTACATCAAAACT ATATGGGAGCCCTGAGCATGTAGATGAGCGTCATCGTCACAGATATGAG GTGAACCCTTCTTTCGTTGCTATGCTTGAAAACGCTGGCCTTCATTTTGTTGGTTGCGATGAAAGTGGAAAGAGGATGGAG GTTGTAGAGCTACAAGACCACCCATTTTACATAGGTGTTCAATTCCATCCAGAATTTAAGTCAAGGCCTCGGAGACCTTCACCTCCATTTACTG GTCTAATATTGGCAGCAGCTGAATACATGGGAACACCTGCAAATAACTCAAATGGACATGTTGGAACATCTGAGTAA